In the Balaenoptera musculus isolate JJ_BM4_2016_0621 chromosome 20, mBalMus1.pri.v3, whole genome shotgun sequence genome, CCAGACTTTCAGAGGTATCCCTCCTGCCAGCAAGAGAAGACAGATGACTTGGATGAAGATGGCTCTCAAGCCCTGGGTCATTTAGTCTTCCACACTtaagaatattcattttaaacaaaagggCAGATATATCTATGAAATGACTTTATTATTTCAACACATTGAGCACATGCTATGCGATGACTATGgtgctcttttttgtttttgtttttgtttcttcattttttttcttagagtgaGCCATATGGATTGGTTTAAGAGGGCCTAGCAGAACCACAACCTTACAGGCAAGAACAAATGTCACTTTCTGCTACTTTCTCCTATACCAATCCAGACTGTAGGGAGCAAAACATAACATCCCCCACTAAAGTGAgcattaactttattttctaagtgAGCATATTGACACATTCTCTTTAGTAAAATGTGACCAGAAGTTATTTTCTCCAAACAATtgttaagacttaaaaaaaaaagtcggtATGACATAGTCACATCTAGCTCAAAGGGGAGTCAGTCCTGTATGCCAAATTCATTTAGCAGTGTGCCCACCTAACACACAACTTGTCAGCATAACCACGCGTCTTCCTTCTCAGTGAAAAATAAAGCCCATTCCACAAGATTTGGCAGCCAAACAAAGAGGAATGGATATCCGACCTTAATGTAATGCATACATTTCACTGCATCATCTGTCTGCTCTAACTGGTTCATCCTCACAGAAATTAACACATGGTCTTTGTGTTAATATATGGTAGCTTAATCTGTTACCTATCTTCTTTCCAGCCTCTCCTTTTCTAATCATATCTGCTGGCAATAGGGATGGCCCTACAGTCTAGAATGATATAGGGGGAGATAGCAGAACCTGAAGAGTCcattctttcaatttaaaaaaagcaaaaagaggtAGTCATAATCgatgtattatttttttgcaCAGCTCAGGAAGATAGTtatgtgtatccttccagaattACAAATAGTTGAGATAGGCCACTGTCTCCAAGTGATAGAAGTATATTCATTGcttgctactttaaaaaatagccaTAAGTTGATTCTGTGTTTGGTTTCTAGACTTACCCTAGTTCAGTGTTGTTTgacattttcttcctctccttcagaAATTCCTTAAACTATTGAGAGCATAAGGGTTGAGTACTGTTTCAAGCTAATCCTGTTGGGTTAGCATCCACCCAAGTATGAGCAGCCTTGCATGGAAGACATTTGCCCAGTGTTCAGATGGACTAGTTTGTGTGACTCTTGGATATCTTTGTTTAGTCATCTTTTAGCTTTGAAGCTATTTTGTCTTTTCCTGATTTGTTCATATTATCAGGTCTTTTATAACCTTACCTAATCCTTTTTTCTGTGATCAAGGTTCTAAATTGTATTTAACGAGGAACTGATTATCAAGGACCGCAGAAACTGTTTGGTATTATCAGCATTTAAATtcctatattcatttatttggtttagTTAACCATTGCTAAATTCCAAATAATTGTAAACTGCCTCAAATTTAAGgattaaaatataatggaaattGTAATTTGGAAAcattaaattttggaaaatccCTTCATGGTATTCATTTAATAGGTTTTCTGAGTCCCCATCTTAACCATTTGTGTGGAGGCTATTTATTACCAGATCTAACACTGgaagttttctctttgtttatgttAATTCCTGCGtgagaaattttgaaataataaattatttaacaattTACCATGGTACGATTCTCCAAAAACTCTTCAACTCCacctttttaataactttatctgGTGCTTTTGCCACAGGTCAGTTGTAGCAGACTATATTTCTATTCTATGAATTTAACTGAAGTTGAAAATATAGATAACTAAGTTTTGTTTATGTTACTGAAACCACATTGCTGATTGGAAGTATCCTTCTTTCTGCTCTTTGAccagatcttttaaaattagaggtTAAGGTAAAGTACATTCATTCagttcatattaaaaataatgaatttcttAAATCAGCTTTTTCCTTTGAAACCTACTATCAAGTTTGTAATTTGGATTTTACAAAAATTGCTGCTCAAGTCTTGTTTTAGGGCAGTATTGAATTTTGAACTCGACATGGATCTATTCTAATATATGTGAATTCTCTTCATCTTGAGCTTGTCCCTGACATCGGCTTTTTCCAAGTAGAATTCTGTGACACAGGGAATAACCGttatatttttagagaaaaatgaatgaattaaacgGTATTTTTAGTTTAATGTTTCCATGATTGATAGTAGTGCTTAATTTTGAATGATGTGTTTTAGGCTTTATTTAATAAGatgataatttaataatttttatatgacaGGCACCTATGGGGACCTGCTGGGGTGATATCTCAGAAAATGTGAGAGTAGAAGTTCCCAATACAGACTGCAGCCTACCTACCAAAGTCTTCTGGATTGCTGGGATTGTAAAATTAGCAGGTGAAAAGCATGTgtaataatttactttaaaaatgtcagttatatttttaacttataagaaagcatatttgtaaattttcaagTATTGTCAAATAAGTATGATGTAGGGCAGAGGttagcaaatttttttctgtaaaagaccagacagtaaatattttcagctttgtgagcAATGCAGTCTCTGTCATAACCATTTAACTCTACCATCATAGCATAGAGGCAGCCGAAGCAGTACATAAATGAATAGgcatgactgtgttccagtaaaactttatttattgttacttgtcataaaatattattattattattattttaaatttatttatttttatggctgtgttgggtcttcgtttctgtgcgagggttttctccagttgtggcaagcagggggccactcttcattgcagtgcgcgggcctctcactatcgcggcctctcgttgcggagcacaggctccagacgcgcaggctcagtaattgtggctcacgggcccagccgctccgcggcatgtgggatcttcccagatccgggttcgaacccgtgtcccctgcattggcaggcagactctcaaccactgcgccaccagggaagccccataaaatattattttatctctgattttttttttcagctatttaaaaatgtaaaaaccattcttagatGGCAAACTAAAAAACATCAGGCAGTAGGCCAGATCTGTGGGCCATATATAGTTTACCAACCCCTGATAGAGGGAGATGCTTTGGAAAGTAACAAAAAAGTCAAAGTACTAAAAAAAAGTGATATGGTCCATAATATGAGAAGTAAACTAGTGATGAAATTTCATCTGTTTTGCGTACTACCTTTTTCTTCATTCCCACCTCTTCCAAGTACCCCAGCCCTTATTACATTGTTGCTCATGAAGTAAATGCATTAGGTGTCTGCTGTGTTAGACACCGTGGGCAGGTGACATGCAGATGTATAAGATTTGGTTTTTTCAGCGAGCTCACATCTGCTAAATATTGAATACATTTTAACACAAGGTGCTTAGTGAGTGATGTAGTGTAGTAGGACACTGTAGTACTTCAGAGGGGGAGCAACCACTCAGATGATAAAAGTTGTCCTGAGATTACTGGACGAGGTATCTTACTCCTCCTACTCTTTCTTGGCTTATGTCCAGCCATTCTCCCCCAGACACCCTGCGTATTGCTCCCTATGTACTGCTGATAGACTTAATTTACCTAAAAATGATCTCAattccatttttctgtctttaatggCTTCTTTGTCCTTAAAGGATCAGGATGGTCAGCATTTACAGCTATTGATGAGTTTCACCATACACCACTGGccagattttttcttgttcccCAACATAAATGATCTGTTCTGGTGAGATTAGTTTTCCTCCTCTCTCATACAGCATGTTCTGTGTCACCTCCATGCCTTTActcactctcactctctcacttACCGTATTTAACCCAGTTCAGTTCCCACCTTTTCCTTGAAACATTTCCCCAGCTATATAAGCATTCTCTAAATGCTTGTATTATTCTCTACACCTTAATTGAAAACagcagtatatattttttttgcttGATGTTTAAATCCGTTGCATTTAAATGGCTCTAAAGATCAATGTATTTAATATCCAAGAATTATTTCTATCTTCCATCTGgttttacatttctgttttatctAATTGCAACTTATGTCTCATTTTAAGCCCCtttaatgacattttagaaatgagcCTGATATTGATCATGAACCCAGAATCAGCAACAGTTAGCAGAGTCATGAGTTGTTCTGtgaattattgaattttaaaactaaaagtttaCTGCTataagttttcatcataaatattAACACATGAAAATGCTGACTGAACTTAGCTCCCAGCCTGAAATACAAGTTTATTGGGCCTTTTTTATTCCACTCAAGGCCTTAAATTAAACCTTAATCTATTATCAATACAAGgtttattaaattataaacaatatatatCATATACTATTTGTTCTTTTCAGGAAATAATTCTTCCGATTTGTTTAGTACATATAGATTTTAAGTGATTTCACAtacttttatttgtgtttattgaaCTTTTTTACCTCGCATTTTCaaatcttatttccaaataaacaagacagaaaagttTAGGCTCTTAAAGGAGCCACATCCAAATTATCCAAAAATAATTTGGTCACCTGATCACTTGGATAAAGCAGTTTCTTTGAAATATACTTTAACTGGATTTCTGTGACTTAACAAGGTTATACTAACTTACCACAGtcttctttatttccaaaattacaCATTCTAATAGAACTTTCCCACCCTTCTTTTCACTGAGAATTTCTTTTCTAGAATTTAAGAAACTATGGGTCAAGTTGAAATATATTCAGAGGAGTAGGCCATGCTCTGAAAACAGTTAAACTAATTACATTGTTCAGATAGTTCTCAAAGTTTCATCTATACCATTAGTGACAGCAGCCTCTGGGAACTTGTtataaatgcagattctcaggctcaCCCAAGATCTACTAAATCTGGATCTCTGGGGTGTGGGGCCCAGCTATCTGTCTGTTCACAAGCCCTGCACATGAATCTGTTTCAGATGCTCACTGACATTTGACAGCCACTACCAGCAGCTATatcctgttttatttcatttggttttcttATTATGCGGCAATTGCTTTGTTGGTTTCAGGCTACAATGCCCTTTTAAGATATGAAGGATTTGAAAATGACTCTGGTCTGGACTTCTGGTGCAATATATGTGGTTCTGATATCCATCCAGTTGGTTGGTGTGCAGCCAGTGGAAAACCTCTTGTCCCTCCTAGAAGTGAGTAGCTTCTTTACCCTTACTGTAGCGTAAGTATTTGCACTTTAATGCAGTTTTATACTTAGTAACATTAAAGtgacatagaaattaaaataatattttttggtTTCAAGTAACTTATTTGCTAGCAAGGCATgcttattttccctatttttgttACTCTTCTTGAGAACTTTAATTGCAGGGaaatttgttactattttttttttaacaaacagcTTATGAAGCAATTCTATTCTTTGCTAAAGTGTAACtggttatttcttttgttttagctattcagCATAAGTATACAAACTGGAAAGCTTTTCTAGTGAAACGACTTACTGGTGCCAAAACACTTCCTCCCGATTTCTCACAAAAGGTAAAGGCAGGATCTTAGAAAGGACTGAAGTGGCAAATGAGAACTCTAAAAAATGGAGTAACTTcgaagttttttaaggaattgttTCAATTAGTGAGTCAGATGACCTAATGTTAACTATCGAGTGCACTCGGTATTTTTATAGTACAATACTAAAATTATTTGTAGACCTTTGTCATGAATTCCCAAGAGTTCTGATTTTGTTTCAAGGTTTCAGAGAGCATGCAGTATCCTTTCAAACCTTGCATGAGAGTAGAAGTGGTTGACAAGAGGCATTTGTGTCGAACACGAGTGGCAGTGGTGGAAAGTGTAATTGGAGGAAGATTAAGACTAGTGTATGAAGAGAGTGAAGATAGAACAGATGACTTCTGGTGCCATATGCACAGCCCATTAATCCATCATATCGGTTGGTCTCGAAGCATAGGCCATCGATTCAAAAGATCTGGTAAGCACCTGTCACAAGAACTCCTGTTGAAAATATCATTGAGGCTAAATTGTACTACTTGGTTATTTTTCTCTGCAGAATAGCAGAGATCAAAACTAGTTGCCAGGGCTGCTTATTCTACCTTAATTAGGAAGGTTTCACACCAGGATATTAATGTCCTAACAATTCCTTTATATTCCTTCCACTTGTGCTCAAGTAAAAAATAATGCACTTTTGGTCACAACTACATTTGTTTTCTTACACTTTTTTATCCAGCCTGTTTGAAAGAACTAAAGATAACCTTTCCCTTTCCATTCAATTTTAGTTGAAATAGTGAAATTAAATGTGGTTAGACTTAATACTAAACACATTAAAACGTACTTTCTAAAGTTGTAATTCCCTAACTAGGGAATTTCCAGCATTCTGATTGGCTGAATGTATTTAACAGCACATGTACTCTAAAGAGAGAAAgacttttaaagaatattattcGCCATAAATGTAGAAGGCATGTATTTTTGCCATGTTTTAGAGTATACATACCTTGTGAGTTTGAAACCTTCAAAGAAACGTGGTTTTTGGTCTTCTCACAAATGCTGACAGATTAGTATGTAACTTTTCCTTGTAGATATTACAAAGAAACAGGATGGACATTTTGATACACCACCACATTTATTTGCTAAGGTAAGAAGTTTTTATAAGAACCCTCATTTGTAAATTAGGTTTGAAAGAgggttgtgggttttttcctaaTATTATGGAAATCATAATTACATATGTTCACCTAAAAGGATTAAGACCTTGTAATCCATATATGTCACAACTGTTGATTATAATCATTCTGCAGTTCTATTTGCCTGAATTCTCTCTATTCCCTAATGGAAGTTTGAGTTATAATATTAGGTAGGTAGGAGAAGACACTTGGTATTTTCATCTGGTAAACTATTTCAACttggtattattttaattattaactgATAACACTTGTGACAGTAGATGTACTTTCATGTAATTCTTCAGGTAAAAGAAGTAGACCAGAGTGGGGAATGGttcaaagaaggaatgaaattggaagCTATAGACCCATTAAATCTTTCCACAATATGTGTTGCGACCATTAGAAAGGTaagaaaataggttttaaaatatagaaatgcaGTTATAGGAACTAGGTTTAAGGTAATAGGAGAAGGAGGCCCCTAACATTCATTTTGACATAAAATGTGTGCATCTGCATCTTCACTGGGGAGAACGTTACtagtaatttcaaaataaatttgaattctcTTAGGagcttttcttttcatatatcttcttGTCGAGATTGTTATCTTGAGTCTGCTACCtttattttatggaagtataTCCTTAAGTTAGAGGaggaatatttatttaacttacttCCTGGTCAAAGCTTGTCCAGCACAGAATTTGTAACAAGGCCAAGTTTATCTTCAGTTTCCTACGTTTcctttgtgtgctttttttttttccgttttagtagtactttacttcttcttttctcttttttcttctcttctgaaactgtttgtttttgtttttgttttttttctgtaactgtttttataaaaagatgtAGAAGAGTGATTCTCAGTTCTCAGGCATCAGAATCTCATggggaacaaaaaaaaataccattgacTAGGCCTCTTCCCCGACCCCGCTCCCCCATTCTGATTTAATCAGTCTGGTTTGGGGCCCTAgcattggttgttttttttttttttaagtccccaggtgattctcaggTACAACCAAGGTTAAGAACCATTGATCCAGAATCTGCTTACATAAAGGTGTAACTAAattgtgatttgcatttcaacACAGTTTTAAGCCTTAAGccagaagaattaaaaacagttgtgataaaaaaaaaaaaaaacagttgtgaTGGCTGCCATGTCCCAAACACTTGTgttcaggtcacacagctagaccAGACAGGCTCCAAACCCTTGTTCTTCTTCTTCACCTGACTAGTGATCCAAACCACCTGGTACTATTTAAAGCATAGATTTCCATGACCTACTCCAGACCTACTCAATCAGAATCACAAGAATTATTGCCCAGATAtctgtatttgtttaaaaaagaaagaaaataaaaagttctctCGGTAATTCTGAAAAtcagccaggtttgggaaccagCACCATTGTGCCATACTCTATGTGAAAGGAAGATAAGTGTCCAGCGAGTAGAATACCCAGCTTCACTCAGAAAATACTTTATGAATTCTTGGCCATGCTAGGTTTGGTTTGGACTTTAAGAAGCTTACAGTCTTGTAGAACAAGATAAGATGTATGAAAATAAGTTTAACATACAAGATCAACTATGATCTAAGAAAGGTACAAGTACTGTTGGAATTCAAATAAAGAAGAGGTCACTTCTTCTCAGAGGAATCAGGGAAAGCTTTATGGAAGAGAGGACATTTGAAAACTTTGTCTCGAAAGATGGGAAAAACTCTGCCAAGCAGAGATGCAGGAGGAAATTGTGCCATGGAAAGTGAATATGCACAAAAGCATCAAGAGTGGAAAGTACAGGCCACATTTAGGAAATGGAGAGTGGTTCACACACAGTACACATCAAACAAGTTGCTTTGAATATTCTGGACCAGGCTTTTTGTTTATAAGGAACAGCCCGCTCAAGTGGGCTCTAGGAAAGTTACTCTAAGGTTGCAGTGGGCACGCTCACAGACATGCAGGGACACAGGGATGTGACCTGGGAAGGCATAAGCTTAGTGTCATCCTCCACCTCTCGGGGGCCTCTTTAGTCCACCTGTGCTCTGTCTGCACCACTCTTCTTTCACTCTTTCTCTGTTGGTGTCCTGCTCACTCAGTCTGCACATGGTAGCCCCTGTCCCTGTCTGTATCACAACCTTTCAGTGCCAGCTCCGACCGATGGCTTGACTACTATCTCTGTGTCTGTTAATTCTAATTACTGAGAGAGAATCTAAACAACTGAGCCCAGCCTTTGGCCTGGTCCTCTGAAGGTTGCATACTAACCCCTGATCCAGTCAGCTGTATTTAGAAAGGGAGAAATCCCATGTGAGTGGAGGTAGTCCTTTCCAGAGGTCTTAGAGCTGATAAGGTTGAAGAGAAAGTTAGTGTACATATCCAATATAGTAGAAATAACTAGGAGAAAGGAACCTGCAGGCAAAGACAAAAAGATGATGTGGAATTAGATTATGCAGTCTTTAATGCTTGGTCAGGCTGTTTGAGTTTTCTTTATGAACAGGTTAAGTTGGTAAAGGTTTCTGGAATGAACAGAGGTCATACCAAAGGAAAGTTTAACTGTGTAAGAGGGGAGATGTCCATAGAGGAAGGCTGAAAGCAATGATATCAAACAACATAATGGAGAGAGAGTTAGTTAATGGCAAGGATAAAGGGACTGAATGTTTAGGGAGAGCTGTGGGGACCCAGTGATTGATTGCCTTTGAaaggagcaggagaaggaagttGTTGGTTTGATGCCCGGTACTAACTCTCAGAGAATATGTTCAGCATGCAGGTAAAATGCAGGACTGAGACACTGGGAGGGTGACAaactcatgataaaacttgagaAATTGTTGGCATAAAAGTCAACCATTGAAGAGTGGGTGCCATCATGAAAACAAAAGggctaaaatcagaaacaagagtTGGAAGTGAAAGGGTGGCCACCAAAATAATGTGAACGAATGAACACAGGTGAGAAGATGGATCAGTAGACTGTATGTAATGAGAGTATGGgaataaatgtttcaaaaaattgAGTAGTCAACTGGTATGGGAtactgcaagggaggctgaagTGTTGGAAAAAAGGCACTGGATTTGACAAACTAGGAGGTCATCGGTGAGTTTAGCAGTTTAGTAGGGTCAGGACAGAAGTCAGACTTCAAGGAGTTACATAGTATATAACTTGAATTGAGTCTCTGGGTGAAGAGTATATAGGAATTCATTGTGCTATTCTTGTATCTTTTCTGTAAGTGTGaactgtttcaaaataaaatatttttaatgtaatgggAATTGGGAGACATTAGAGTATAAGAGATGGTGTTTTAGGAGCAAGGTACCAGTGACAATGGGTCAAGATGGAGAAGTTTGTCTTGAGGGGCAAAGAAAGGACTACTACTTACAACAATTTGAGGTGCAAAGGATGGACTGTGAGGCCCCTCACGTAGTTTCTGTGATAGAGGAGCACGATCATCCAGAGCATGAGAGGTAAAGCTGGAGCTTGAGGAAGGTGGAAAAGGTTTAGAAGAACTTCTCTATGTGATAAAtcagaaggaaataaagttattacTGAGTAAGATTTAAAGCTTAGCTGAGACTAGATAGTTAAATCGTAAAAGAGCACTCAGCCCACTTTCATCACGCCACAGCAGCAGACAGCCTTGGCCATTGGCAGAGGTACTGTTTTCCCTAGACCTCTGAAATCACTTCTGTGTAACCATGCTGTTATTTCTGGAACACACTAGAActtacacagatttttttcattataatttcagttatttaagataaataaacatttttcacttttaagagATCTTTATGTAatagattttcctttcttttagaaTGTCACTTAAaggatcatttttaaaatagtggtacctaatttttttttttacatctttattggagtataattgctttacaatgttgtgtttctgctgtacaacaaagtgaatcagctatatgtatacatatatccccatatcccctccctcttgagcctccctcctaccctccctatcccacccctctaggtggtcacaaagcatcgagctgatctccctgtgcttcccactagccatccattttacatttggtagtgtatatatgtcactgctactctctcacttcgtcccagcttccccttccccccacctccgtGTCCTGAAGTCCGTTCTCTacgcctgcatctttattcctgccctgccactaggttcatcagtaccatttttttccatatatgtgcgttagcatccggtatttgttttcctttctctgacttacttcattatgtatgacagactctaggtccatccacctcactacaaataactcagttttgttcctttttatggctgagtaatattccattgtatatatgtgccacaacttctttatccattcatctgtcagtggacatttaggttgcttccatgtcctggctattgtaaatagggctgcagtgaacattgttgTTACCTAATTTTAAATACTTGGAATTCTGTTAATTTAAAAGGTGCTGGCTGATGGATTCCTGATGATTGGGATCGATGGCTCAGAAGCAGCAGACGGATCTGACTGGTTCTGTTATCATGCAACCTCCCCTTCTATTTTCCCTGTTGGTTTCTGTGAAATTAACATGATTGAACTTACTCCACCCAGAGGTACTTCTTCCTAATATATACACTGGATTTTCATCCTTGCTTTCCTTTTACATGGTACCTGTTTACAACATTTACCACAGCCCTAGATTTCTTGCTGTATGAAAAtatagtatgtgtgtatatgtatatataaacctGCGTACATAACAAGAGCTGGGGGGTGCTCTGAAAATATAAGTAACTGTATCCTAGGTAGCTTTAATAAATTACATTGGTGTAGAATTTTCCCTAAGCATCTGTACATTTTATAATAAGAATTGGTATTCTCAAGCCCTGTTGAGATGTTGATGTAGGCTCAAAGAGCTACTGCAtacatgaactttttaaaaaaatagatacttCAGCCTTTGAGAGAAAGCAAGTTTTCATCTTTAGATTACCATAtgaggggattccctggcggtccagtggttaggactcggggctttcactgccgaggccctggttcgatccctggtgggggaagtaagatcccacaagccaagtggtgtggccaaaaaaaattaaaagataaaaatgattaccatgtgactttttaaaagattacatacCCTTAAATAGCTCATATGGCTTAACCAGGGACTTTCCTAATTTCCATATCTGAGCCTTGGATTTTTCTCTTAAGGAGAAAAGCCAAAACAGAAGACTATAAAAATAGTATTTGCCCAGCCAGTATTCTttcttacaaagaaagaaaaatattactgaaaaaatattaaatattagacTGTTCTAAGCCTAGGATTGAAAAGCAAAAGTCTGTAGTTCTTATACACTGAGGAGAGGAGAGTTACTTTGGCATTAGAATAAATGGGTGCACCTGTTTCtgcctagaaaaagaagaaaatccgtATAACAGGGAGGAACTATTGTACTGTACAGCATTAGCACTTGAGATTGTAGTGTGCTCTGAATTACTTTATGTCTACATTTTAATATTACACTAATTTTAGGTGAACTCCTAGTTAAACCAGTTGTGTTTTTCAGGTTACACAAAACTTCCTTTTAAATGGTTTGACTACCTCAGGGAAACTGGCTCCATTGCAGCACCAGTAAAACTATTTAATAAGGTAAATTTAAAAGATAGCATAATacttatgtggattttttttgatGC is a window encoding:
- the MBTD1 gene encoding MBT domain-containing protein 1 isoform X6, producing MFDGYDSCSEDTSSSSSSEESEEEVAPLPSNLPIIKNNGQVYTYPDGKSGMATCEMCGMVGVRDAFYSKTKRFCSVSCSRSYSSNSKKASILARLQVTGKPPTKKAKVLQKQPLVAKLAAYAQYQATLQNQAKTKSVAVSMEGFSWGNYINSNSFIAAPVTCFKHAPMGTCWGDISENVRVEVPNTDCSLPTKVFWIAGIVKLAGYNALLRYEGFENDSGLDFWCNICGSDIHPVGWCAASGKPLVPPRTIQHKYTNWKAFLVKRLTGAKTLPPDFSQKVSESMQYPFKPCMRVEVVDKRHLCRTRVAVVESVIGGRLRLVYEESEDRTDDFWCHMHSPLIHHIGWSRSIGHRFKRSDITKKQDGHFDTPPHLFAKVKEVDQSGEWFKEGMKLEAIDPLNLSTICVATIRKVLADGFLMIGIDGSEAADGSDWFCYHATSPSIFPVGFCEINMIELTPPRGYTKLPFKWFDYLRETGSIAAPVKLFNKDVPNHGFRVGMKLEAVDLMEPRLICVATVTRIIHRLLRIHFDGWEEEYDQWVDCESPDLYPVGWCQLTGYQLQPPASQSSRESQSGSSKQKKKAKSQQYKGHKKMTTLQLKEELMDGEDYNFLQGASDQESNGSANFYIKQEP
- the MBTD1 gene encoding MBT domain-containing protein 1 isoform X7, with product MPSTCEMCGMVGVRDAFYSKTKRFCSVSCSRSYSSNSKKASILARLQVTGKPPTKKAKVLQKQPLVAKLAAYAQYQATLQNQAKTKSVAVSMEGFSWGNYINSNSFIAAPVTCFKHAPMGTCWGDISENVRVEVPNTDCSLPTKVFWIAGIVKLAGYNALLRYEGFENDSGLDFWCNICGSDIHPVGWCAASGKPLVPPRTIQHKYTNWKAFLVKRLTGAKTLPPDFSQKVSESMQYPFKPCMRVEVVDKRHLCRTRVAVVESVIGGRLRLVYEESEDRTDDFWCHMHSPLIHHIGWSRSIGHRFKRSDITKKQDGHFDTPPHLFAKVKEVDQSGEWFKEGMKLEAIDPLNLSTICVATIRKVLADGFLMIGIDGSEAADGSDWFCYHATSPSIFPVGFCEINMIELTPPRGYTKLPFKWFDYLRETGSIAAPVKLFNKDVPNHGFRVGMKLEAVDLMEPRLICVATVTRIIHRLLRIHFDGWEEEYDQWVDCESPDLYPVGWCQLTGYQLQPPASQSSRESQSGSSKQKKKAKSQQYKGHKKMTTLQLKEELMDGEDYNFLQGASDQESNGSANFYIKQEP